The Candidatus Omnitrophota bacterium genome has a window encoding:
- a CDS encoding cold shock domain-containing protein, producing the protein SPEEGKDVFVHHAEIQGEGYKSLEEGQAVEFEIAQGPKGEQAKNVRKL; encoded by the coding sequence CTCGCCAGAGGAAGGCAAAGATGTATTCGTTCATCATGCTGAAATTCAAGGAGAAGGCTATAAATCTTTAGAAGAAGGACAAGCCGTTGAGTTTGAAATTGCTCAAGGTCCTAAAGGCGAACAAGCCAAAAATGTAAGAAAGTTATAA
- a CDS encoding cold-shock protein: MAKGTVKWFSNQKGYGFISPEEGKDVFVHHAEIQGEGYKSLEEGQAVEFEIAQGPKGEQAQNVRKL; encoded by the coding sequence ATGGCAAAAGGAACAGTAAAGTGGTTTAGTAACCAAAAAGGTTATGGTTTTATCTCGCCAGAGGAAGGCAAAGATGTATTCGTTCATCATGCTGAAATTCAAGGAGAAGGCTATAAATCTTTAGAAGAAGGACAAGCCGTTGAGTTTGAAATTGCTCAAGGTCCTAAAGGCGAACAAGCCCAAAATGTAAGAAAGTTATAA
- a CDS encoding LemA family protein yields the protein MLFIIIIAVVSMVAFGMYNSLIGKKNDVEKAFASIDVMLKKRYDLIPNLVASVKQYMQHEANTLTEITELRAKAVSGNLSSNEKVDLDNKLTKTLGGIMVAVENYPDLKASQNFIQLQGSLNEVEEQISAARRSYNASVTDYNNAVEMFPTNILASMMNYERKAVFAVANDQERQNINVGDIFNK from the coding sequence ATGTTATTCATTATTATCATCGCTGTTGTGAGCATGGTGGCCTTCGGAATGTACAACAGTTTGATTGGAAAAAAGAACGATGTTGAAAAGGCTTTTGCATCAATTGATGTCATGCTAAAAAAACGTTATGATCTTATTCCTAATTTGGTCGCTTCCGTTAAGCAGTACATGCAACATGAGGCCAATACGCTGACTGAAATCACAGAGCTTCGAGCAAAAGCTGTTTCGGGAAATTTATCATCTAATGAAAAAGTTGATCTTGATAATAAGCTCACCAAAACTTTAGGCGGTATCATGGTGGCTGTTGAAAATTATCCAGACTTAAAAGCTAGTCAGAATTTTATTCAGCTTCAAGGAAGTTTAAATGAGGTTGAGGAACAAATCTCTGCTGCTCGCCGGTCTTATAACGCATCGGTTACAGATTATAACAATGCTGTTGAGATGTTTCCAACCAACATTCTTGCATCAATGATGAATTATGAGCGTAAAGCTGTTTTTGCAGTAGCTAACGATCAAGAACGTCAGAATATTAATGTTGGGGATATCTTCAATAAATAA
- a CDS encoding DUF3137 domain-containing protein: protein MRTLLELAQFYDEKLFPGILVLEEKRKEVATLVYAYSFIIFLIGALVFFFSLKIPGSDSGIHGHYVDFRIPGTIIAATFSGMYFVYRLLTRSYVSDFKDVVIKQIVNFMDDSLVYQKDGFIRESEFKSSEIFNHSINEYKGDDLIQGTIGKTKIKFSELCAKYVTQGKNRSERIIFKGLFFIADFNKDFCKKTFVLPDRVESMLGGLGTIFQKMNISRPPLVKLEDPEFEKLFSVYSDDPIESRYILSTSLMQRIVSFKKKSKREIYLSFIRSNVYIAIWYKRNLFEPKVFTTMLDFAPIQEYFEDLELAIKIVDDLNLNTRIWSKQ from the coding sequence TTGCGAACACTTTTAGAGCTAGCCCAATTTTATGATGAAAAACTTTTTCCTGGTATTCTTGTTTTAGAAGAAAAGAGAAAAGAGGTCGCCACCCTTGTCTATGCGTATAGTTTTATTATTTTCTTGATTGGTGCGCTTGTTTTTTTCTTTTCTTTGAAGATACCAGGTAGCGATTCAGGAATTCATGGTCATTATGTTGATTTTAGAATTCCTGGCACTATTATTGCGGCAACTTTTTCAGGAATGTATTTTGTGTATCGTCTTTTAACGAGAAGCTATGTTAGCGATTTTAAGGATGTTGTTATTAAGCAGATTGTAAACTTTATGGACGATAGTTTAGTCTACCAAAAAGATGGGTTTATTAGGGAATCAGAATTCAAATCAAGCGAAATTTTTAATCACTCGATCAATGAATATAAAGGCGATGATTTAATTCAAGGGACAATAGGAAAAACAAAGATAAAATTTTCGGAATTGTGTGCTAAATATGTTACCCAGGGTAAAAATAGAAGTGAGCGTATCATTTTTAAGGGTCTTTTTTTTATTGCTGATTTTAACAAAGATTTCTGCAAAAAAACCTTTGTTCTTCCTGATAGAGTTGAAAGCATGTTGGGGGGCTTAGGTACAATTTTTCAGAAAATGAACATTTCACGCCCGCCTTTGGTTAAGCTTGAAGATCCAGAATTTGAAAAACTTTTTTCGGTTTATAGCGATGATCCTATAGAGTCACGATATATTCTATCAACAAGCTTGATGCAGCGCATTGTAAGCTTCAAAAAGAAAAGTAAACGAGAAATTTATCTTTCTTTCATTCGTTCAAATGTTTACATTGCCATTTGGTATAAGCGCAATCTTTTTGAGCCGAAAGTATTTACTACGATGTTAGATTTCGCCCCGATCCAAGAGTATTTTGAAGATCTCGAGCTAGCCATTAAAATTGTGGATGATCTTAATCTAAATACGCGCATTTGGTCAAAACAATAA
- the amrS gene encoding AmmeMemoRadiSam system radical SAM enzyme, translated as MTNNNHTAQWWKKLEGNSVQCYLCPRLCVIPEGSRGFCFVRQNIAGELILTTYGRSSGFCIDPIEKKPLYHFYPGTSVLSFGTAGCNMGCKFCQNWDISKSKEFDRLSEKATPKTIADTAKKVGAKSVAFTYNDPVIFAEYAIDTAKECHLNNIKTISVTAGYISKEAREEFFENMDAANVDLKSISESFYRRLALAQLKPVLDALIFIKERTNTWLEVTNLIIPGENDSDDDLNKICTWIVENLGKEVPVHFSAFHPSFQMMNYSPTPKQTLLRARQIALSKGLQYVYTGNIDDDEGSITHCAVCHQKLIERSWYEVKEYHLINNRCDNCHTSCAGFFDEKPGSWGSRCVSVKLGDE; from the coding sequence ATGACAAATAATAATCATACTGCTCAGTGGTGGAAAAAATTAGAAGGCAACAGCGTTCAATGTTACCTTTGTCCTCGATTGTGCGTTATTCCTGAAGGTAGCCGCGGATTTTGTTTTGTGCGCCAAAATATTGCTGGTGAGCTTATCCTGACGACTTATGGGCGTTCGAGTGGGTTTTGTATTGATCCTATTGAAAAAAAGCCGTTGTATCATTTTTATCCGGGAACAAGTGTTTTGTCATTTGGGACAGCTGGATGCAACATGGGATGTAAGTTTTGCCAGAATTGGGATATTTCAAAATCAAAAGAATTTGATCGCCTTTCTGAGAAAGCCACACCAAAAACAATTGCTGATACCGCAAAGAAGGTGGGAGCAAAATCTGTTGCATTTACTTATAACGATCCTGTGATTTTCGCAGAGTATGCTATTGATACAGCTAAAGAATGTCATCTTAACAATATCAAAACGATTTCAGTTACAGCGGGTTATATATCCAAAGAAGCGAGGGAAGAATTCTTTGAGAACATGGATGCTGCTAATGTGGACTTAAAATCAATTAGTGAAAGTTTCTATAGGCGACTTGCTTTAGCACAGCTTAAGCCGGTATTAGATGCACTTATTTTTATAAAAGAAAGAACGAATACTTGGCTTGAAGTTACCAATTTAATTATCCCCGGAGAAAATGATTCTGATGATGATTTGAATAAGATCTGTACGTGGATTGTTGAAAATCTGGGGAAAGAAGTCCCTGTTCATTTCAGTGCATTTCATCCAAGTTTTCAGATGATGAATTATAGCCCAACGCCAAAGCAGACTCTATTGAGGGCAAGACAAATAGCTCTTAGCAAGGGATTGCAATATGTTTACACAGGTAATATCGATGATGACGAGGGGTCGATAACGCATTGCGCTGTTTGTCATCAAAAACTAATTGAACGCTCATGGTATGAGGTTAAGGAGTATCATTTGATTAATAATAGATGCGATAATTGCCACACTTCATGCGCTGGTTTTTTTGATGAAAAACCTGGAAGCTGGGGATCGCGGTGTGTTTCTGTGAAGCTTGGAGATGAATAA
- a CDS encoding exodeoxyribonuclease III produces the protein MKILSWNVNGIRAIEKKGFVDWIKKEDPDILCIQETKCHPDQLSDNLLKPLQYKTFWSAGEKKGYSGVSVFSKKEPESVSTKIGKKEFDCEGRNLVLDFGDFVLFNIYFPNGGVENKRVPYKMAFYNQFLKTIESFRKKSKNVIVCGDVNTAHNEIDLARPKSNQENTGFLPEERAWITKLIKKGYVDTFRHFYPEQPDHYTFWNYKTGARSRNVGWRLDYFFVNQEFLPKVKRSYILKDVLGSDHCPIGIEII, from the coding sequence ATGAAGATTTTAAGTTGGAATGTTAATGGTATTCGCGCGATTGAGAAAAAAGGATTTGTAGATTGGATTAAAAAAGAAGATCCCGACATCTTATGTATCCAAGAGACAAAATGCCATCCCGATCAACTTTCCGACAATCTTTTAAAACCACTTCAATATAAGACTTTTTGGTCTGCGGGTGAAAAAAAAGGCTATAGCGGTGTTTCAGTTTTTTCTAAAAAAGAGCCAGAAAGTGTTTCAACAAAAATAGGCAAAAAAGAATTTGATTGCGAAGGGCGCAACTTGGTTTTAGATTTTGGTGATTTTGTTTTGTTTAATATTTATTTTCCAAATGGTGGCGTGGAGAACAAAAGAGTTCCTTACAAGATGGCGTTCTATAATCAATTTCTAAAAACCATAGAATCGTTTCGAAAAAAAAGTAAAAATGTGATTGTTTGTGGCGATGTCAATACTGCACATAATGAGATTGATTTAGCTCGCCCTAAAAGTAATCAAGAAAACACAGGATTTTTACCTGAAGAACGCGCGTGGATCACAAAGCTTATTAAAAAAGGATATGTTGATACTTTTCGTCATTTTTATCCTGAGCAACCTGATCACTATACTTTCTGGAATTACAAAACGGGTGCTCGTTCACGAAACGTTGGCTGGCGCTTAGATTATTTTTTTGTAAATCAGGAGTTCTTGCCGAAAGTTAAACGTTCGTATATTTTAAAAGATGTCTTAGGTTCTGATCATTGCCCAATCGGAATTGAAATTATCTAA
- a CDS encoding YbhB/YbcL family Raf kinase inhibitor-like protein → MKKVLFLILFILLIAKGGFAMKITSPEFKHNEMIPKKFTCQGEDVSPTLLISDIPVNAKSLVLIVDDPDAPIGNWDHWIVYNIMPQTSRIEEGSIPGKQALNDFNRGDWGGPCPPSGTHRYFFKIYALNKILTLDENSRKSDVESAMSGCIIDQAQMIGLYKKTF, encoded by the coding sequence ATGAAAAAAGTTCTTTTTTTAATATTGTTTATTTTGTTAATTGCCAAAGGAGGGTTTGCCATGAAAATTACTAGCCCTGAATTTAAGCACAATGAAATGATTCCTAAGAAATTTACATGCCAAGGAGAAGATGTTTCTCCAACGCTTTTAATCAGCGATATCCCTGTAAATGCCAAAAGCCTTGTTTTGATTGTTGATGACCCCGATGCTCCGATTGGAAACTGGGATCACTGGATTGTTTATAATATTATGCCGCAAACTTCTCGAATTGAGGAAGGAAGCATCCCCGGCAAACAAGCCTTAAATGATTTTAACCGCGGGGATTGGGGCGGTCCTTGTCCTCCCAGTGGAACCCATCGCTATTTCTTTAAGATTTATGCTCTCAATAAAATTCTTACCTTAGATGAAAACTCAAGAAAATCCGACGTTGAATCTGCTATGTCAGGTTGCATTATTGACCAAGCTCAAATGATTGGATTGTACAAAAAAACTTTTTAG
- a CDS encoding ferredoxin family protein has translation MASVITNGCTKCKKCVEICPVEAFHEDTNTLVINPEICIDCGACIPACPVSIIYAEEDLPQNLKTFKQINAEKSKTLRIVSEK, from the coding sequence ATGGCCAGTGTTATTACAAATGGTTGTACGAAGTGTAAGAAATGCGTTGAAATTTGCCCTGTAGAGGCATTTCATGAAGACACAAATACTCTTGTGATTAACCCTGAGATTTGTATTGATTGCGGGGCATGCATCCCTGCCTGCCCTGTTAGCATTATTTACGCCGAAGAAGATCTTCCTCAAAATTTAAAAACTTTTAAACAGATCAACGCTGAAAAGTCAAAAACCTTACGTATTGTTTCTGAAAAATAG
- the acnA gene encoding aconitate hydratase AcnA, protein MKKIDLDHIKATLKTKSGSYNVFQISKLKKFGFANIDQLPFSIKILLESAIRNCDEYKVTSQDIQNIASWSSKVKTLPEIAFKPGRVILQDFTGVPCVVDLAAMRNAVKNLGGDYRKINPQVQCDLIIDHSVQVDYAGTKYAFQKNLTKEFKRNKERYEFLKWGQQAFKNFRVIPPATGIIHQINLEYLAQGVLVQGKGKNKTLYPDSLIGTDSHTTMINGLGVAGWGVGGIEAEAVMLGEPLNMLLPQVVGFHLKGKLRDGITPTDLVLTIVEKLRKVGVVGKFVEYFGEGLESLTLENRAMIANMSPEYGATMGIFPVDSKTLEYYRETGRSKDQIELIEKYFKLQGMFYKKGAKPPKYTKTIELDLNTIQLSMAGPKRPQDRIVLGKMKSEFSKNFSAPKTTDTLTNGSVVIASITSCTNTSDPSVLIGAGLLAKNAIAAGLKIKPFVKTSLAPGSRVVVEYLKKAGLISYLEMLGFHLAGYGCMTCIGNSGPLAEEITKKITDNNLIVASVLSGNRNFEGRISPWVKANYLASPALVVGYAIAGNISIDLTTEPLGKNKKGEDVYLSDIWPTNSEIKTLIKKSVQSKMFVEQYRSASKGTSEWKEIKSTKSDLYSWKEKSTYIQNPPFFSGMKKDADDISEIKGARALLVLGDSITTDHISPAGAISSASPAGQFLQSKGIKAVDFNSYGSRRGNDQIMTRGTFANIRLKNLLAPGTEGSQTIYLPTNEKMDIYSASLKYKKDQTPLVVLAGKEYGTGSSRDWAAKGTALLGIKVVIAESYERIHRSNLVGMGVLPLEFIKGQSYKMLGLKGDEFFDFIGLSNNIKPQQKIKVIAVSSSGTKKEFYAKLRLDTKVDIDYYRNGGILQTVLRQLI, encoded by the coding sequence GTGAAGAAAATAGATTTAGACCACATTAAAGCAACCCTAAAAACAAAATCTGGATCCTACAATGTTTTTCAGATTTCAAAACTCAAGAAATTTGGTTTTGCAAATATTGATCAGCTTCCATTTTCGATTAAGATTTTATTAGAAAGTGCGATTCGAAATTGCGATGAATATAAAGTGACTTCACAGGATATTCAAAATATAGCTTCTTGGTCATCAAAAGTAAAGACTTTGCCAGAGATTGCTTTTAAGCCTGGGCGCGTGATTTTGCAAGATTTTACAGGTGTTCCGTGTGTAGTTGATTTAGCGGCCATGAGAAATGCTGTAAAGAATTTAGGTGGTGACTATCGAAAAATTAATCCTCAAGTTCAGTGTGACTTAATTATTGATCATTCTGTTCAAGTTGATTATGCAGGAACAAAGTATGCTTTTCAAAAAAATCTTACCAAAGAATTTAAACGCAACAAAGAACGATATGAATTCCTAAAATGGGGACAGCAAGCGTTTAAGAATTTTCGTGTTATTCCACCTGCTACAGGTATTATTCATCAGATCAATCTCGAGTATCTTGCACAAGGTGTTTTGGTACAAGGAAAAGGTAAAAATAAGACTTTGTATCCTGACAGCTTAATTGGAACAGATAGTCATACAACCATGATTAACGGTCTTGGGGTTGCAGGATGGGGTGTCGGTGGTATCGAAGCTGAAGCAGTTATGCTCGGCGAGCCGCTAAACATGCTATTGCCACAAGTTGTTGGATTTCATCTTAAAGGGAAACTTCGTGATGGAATAACGCCAACAGATTTGGTTTTAACTATAGTTGAAAAACTTCGAAAAGTCGGTGTTGTTGGAAAGTTTGTTGAATATTTCGGGGAAGGCTTGGAAAGTTTAACATTAGAAAATCGTGCGATGATTGCCAACATGTCTCCTGAATATGGTGCGACTATGGGCATATTCCCAGTTGATTCAAAAACTCTTGAATATTATCGTGAAACTGGACGTTCAAAAGATCAAATTGAGCTTATTGAGAAATATTTTAAGCTCCAGGGTATGTTTTATAAAAAAGGAGCGAAACCACCAAAATATACAAAAACTATCGAGCTTGACCTAAATACGATTCAATTAAGTATGGCTGGACCAAAACGACCGCAAGATCGCATTGTTTTAGGGAAAATGAAGTCTGAATTTAGCAAAAATTTTTCCGCACCAAAAACGACTGACACTTTAACAAATGGTTCTGTTGTAATTGCTTCGATTACAAGCTGCACCAATACATCAGATCCATCTGTTTTAATCGGCGCTGGATTATTGGCAAAGAACGCTATTGCAGCTGGACTAAAAATAAAACCTTTTGTTAAAACAAGTCTTGCTCCAGGATCACGTGTTGTTGTCGAGTATCTTAAAAAAGCAGGCCTTATTTCATATTTAGAGATGCTCGGCTTTCATCTTGCTGGATATGGGTGTATGACATGTATTGGAAATAGTGGACCATTAGCAGAAGAAATTACTAAGAAAATTACTGATAATAATTTAATAGTCGCCAGTGTTTTAAGCGGCAATCGAAATTTTGAAGGACGCATTAGTCCCTGGGTTAAGGCTAACTATCTTGCAAGTCCGGCTTTAGTTGTTGGCTATGCGATTGCCGGAAATATTTCAATTGACTTAACAACAGAACCTTTAGGGAAAAATAAAAAAGGAGAGGATGTTTATCTTAGCGATATCTGGCCAACAAATTCTGAAATTAAAACTTTGATCAAGAAATCTGTTCAATCAAAAATGTTTGTTGAGCAGTATAGGAGTGCCTCCAAGGGAACATCTGAATGGAAAGAAATTAAATCAACGAAATCAGATCTCTATTCTTGGAAAGAAAAAAGCACCTATATTCAAAATCCACCATTCTTTAGCGGGATGAAAAAAGACGCTGATGATATTTCTGAGATTAAAGGTGCTCGTGCACTTCTTGTTTTGGGTGATTCGATAACAACCGATCATATTTCTCCAGCCGGCGCCATTTCCTCTGCGAGTCCCGCTGGTCAATTTTTACAAAGCAAAGGAATTAAGGCTGTTGATTTTAATAGTTATGGTTCTCGCCGAGGGAATGATCAAATTATGACACGGGGAACATTTGCTAATATTCGACTCAAAAATTTATTGGCGCCTGGAACAGAAGGGTCTCAAACTATTTATTTACCGACAAATGAAAAAATGGATATTTATTCTGCATCTTTAAAATACAAAAAAGATCAAACGCCTCTTGTTGTGCTTGCTGGCAAAGAATATGGAACTGGCTCTTCTCGAGATTGGGCGGCCAAAGGAACAGCGCTTCTTGGAATCAAAGTTGTGATTGCCGAAAGTTATGAACGTATTCATCGAAGCAATCTAGTTGGAATGGGTGTTTTGCCGCTCGAGTTTATAAAAGGTCAGTCTTATAAAATGCTTGGGCTTAAAGGAGACGAATTCTTTGATTTTATCGGTCTTAGTAACAATATTAAGCCACAGCAAAAAATCAAGGTCATAGCAGTATCTTCGAGCGGGACAAAAAAAGAATTTTATGCTAAGCTACGGCTAGATACAAAAGTTGATATTGATTATTATCGAAACGGTGGAATCCTTCAGACAGTTCTGAGGCAATTGATTTAA
- a CDS encoding NUMOD3 domain-containing DNA-binding protein, whose protein sequence is MPKKHSPATKRKISLSQRGSKNSFYGKKHKKSSKEKISQSVSGKNNPMYGKKHSAATKRKISLAIKRARRLALKK, encoded by the coding sequence GTGCCAAAAAAACATTCACCTGCAACAAAACGTAAGATTAGCTTGTCCCAGAGAGGATCTAAGAATTCTTTTTACGGGAAGAAACATAAAAAATCTTCAAAAGAGAAGATTTCCCAAAGCGTTAGCGGCAAAAATAATCCCATGTATGGCAAAAAGCATTCTGCTGCAACAAAGCGTAAAATCAGCCTTGCGATTAAACGCGCTCGACGTCTTGCTTTAAAAAAATGA
- a CDS encoding DUF6485 family protein, producing MNCPNKQKNLQECNCSYSSCEKMGICCECIRYHRKKGALPACYFPADAEKTYDRSIEHFIQVYQKKKQV from the coding sequence ATGAATTGTCCTAATAAACAAAAAAATCTTCAAGAATGCAACTGTAGTTATAGCTCATGCGAGAAAATGGGGATTTGTTGCGAGTGTATTCGATATCATCGAAAGAAAGGGGCGTTGCCCGCTTGTTATTTTCCAGCGGATGCTGAAAAAACGTATGACCGATCAATAGAGCATTTCATCCAAGTTTATCAGAAGAAAAAGCAGGTATAA
- the leuC gene encoding 3-isopropylmalate dehydratase large subunit — MGKTLYQKIWDAHIVREGQNDATIIYVDRHLLHEVTSPQAFEGLRLKGRKVRHPKRTCATMDHNVPTSAKDLSFADEISRIQMDALDRNCKEFGVKLLDFMHPDQGVVHIVGPELGFTLPGMVIVCGDSHTATHGAFGSLAFGIGTSEVEHVLATQTLQQNLSKTMLIRVSGTLSKGVTPKDLILYIIGQIGTDGATGYVIEYAGDAIENLSMEGRMTICNMTIEAGGRAGMIAPDEVTFEYLKGRDFAPKGENWNKAVNWWKTLKSDKDAEFDKIVEINANMITPQVTWGTSPEQVVGVDSVVPDPSSFKDSTKSEAAKKALVYMDLNPGMPIQSIKIDTVFIGSCTNGRIEDLRVAAKIAKGQKVSKNVRALVVPGSGRVKRQAEKEGLDIIFKEAGFEWREPGCSMCLAMNEDKLSDGQRCASTSNRNFEGRQGKGGRTHLVGPEMAALAAIKGHIADIRKFI, encoded by the coding sequence ATGGGAAAAACACTTTATCAGAAAATTTGGGACGCACATATTGTTCGAGAAGGACAAAATGATGCTACGATTATTTATGTTGATCGTCATTTATTGCATGAGGTTACGTCACCTCAGGCTTTTGAAGGATTGCGTTTAAAAGGGCGAAAAGTTCGTCATCCTAAAAGAACATGCGCAACTATGGATCATAATGTGCCTACAAGCGCAAAAGATCTATCTTTCGCTGATGAAATATCAAGAATTCAGATGGATGCCTTAGATCGCAATTGCAAAGAGTTTGGCGTTAAATTATTAGATTTCATGCATCCAGATCAAGGAGTTGTTCACATCGTTGGCCCAGAATTAGGATTTACATTGCCTGGGATGGTTATTGTTTGCGGTGATTCGCATACAGCAACACATGGAGCATTTGGCTCACTCGCTTTTGGTATCGGCACATCTGAAGTAGAGCATGTTTTGGCAACCCAAACATTGCAACAAAACCTTTCAAAAACTATGTTAATTAGGGTCAGCGGAACGTTGTCGAAAGGCGTTACGCCAAAAGATTTGATTTTATATATTATTGGTCAAATCGGAACAGATGGGGCAACTGGCTATGTGATCGAGTACGCAGGGGATGCCATTGAAAATCTTTCAATGGAAGGGCGCATGACGATTTGTAACATGACAATTGAAGCCGGTGGCAGAGCTGGAATGATTGCCCCGGATGAGGTTACTTTTGAATATTTAAAAGGACGTGATTTTGCACCTAAGGGTGAAAATTGGAATAAGGCTGTTAACTGGTGGAAAACTTTAAAAAGCGACAAGGATGCTGAGTTTGATAAAATCGTTGAAATTAATGCTAATATGATTACACCTCAAGTGACATGGGGAACATCTCCAGAACAAGTTGTTGGCGTCGATAGCGTTGTTCCTGATCCAAGTAGCTTTAAAGATTCAACAAAGAGCGAAGCTGCTAAAAAAGCTTTAGTCTATATGGATTTAAATCCAGGCATGCCGATTCAATCGATTAAGATTGATACTGTTTTTATTGGATCTTGTACTAATGGCCGCATTGAAGATTTGCGAGTTGCAGCAAAGATTGCAAAAGGACAAAAAGTTTCTAAAAACGTCCGCGCGTTAGTTGTGCCTGGCTCTGGACGCGTAAAACGTCAAGCTGAAAAAGAAGGCTTAGATATTATTTTTAAAGAAGCAGGGTTCGAATGGCGCGAGCCTGGATGTTCAATGTGTTTAGCAATGAACGAAGACAAGCTTTCTGATGGGCAGAGATGCGCATCAACAAGCAATCGTAATTTTGAAGGGCGTCAAGGAAAAGGCGGCAGAACGCATCTAGTTGGACCAGAAATGGCTGCTCTTGCGGCGATAAAGGGGCATATCGCCGATATTAGAAAATTTATTTGA
- the leuD gene encoding 3-isopropylmalate dehydratase small subunit produces the protein MEPIITHSGIVASIDRANIDTDAIIPKQFLKKVERTGFGKHLFHDWRYLDDAGLKENPDFILNKDEYRKATILIARDNFGCGSSREHAPWALSDFGFKVIIAPSFADIFYNNCLRNGILLVKLKSEQVDELFRFVLSNANAKITADLPNQTIETPDGKEYSFEIDPFAKDCLIKGLDSIGWTEQFIDHIENYEKELSKQRAWV, from the coding sequence ATGGAACCGATAATCACACATTCAGGCATTGTTGCATCGATTGATCGCGCAAATATTGATACAGATGCAATTATTCCAAAGCAATTCTTAAAAAAAGTAGAGCGAACCGGATTCGGAAAGCATTTGTTTCATGATTGGCGTTATTTGGATGATGCTGGATTAAAAGAAAATCCTGATTTTATTCTAAACAAAGATGAATATCGCAAGGCAACAATTTTGATTGCACGTGATAATTTTGGATGTGGATCTTCTCGAGAACATGCTCCTTGGGCATTGTCAGATTTTGGATTTAAAGTGATTATTGCTCCAAGTTTTGCTGATATTTTTTATAATAATTGTCTTCGAAACGGTATTTTACTTGTAAAATTAAAATCAGAACAAGTTGATGAATTATTCCGCTTTGTTTTAAGTAACGCTAATGCTAAAATAACAGCAGATTTACCGAATCAAACAATTGAAACTCCTGATGGAAAAGAATATTCATTTGAGATCGATCCGTTTGCCAAAGATTGCTTAATTAAAGGTTTAGATAGTATTGGCTGGACAGAGCAGTTTATCGATCATATTGAGAATTACGAAAAAGAATTATCTAAACAGAGAGCTTGGGTCTAG